In Desulfobacterales bacterium, the sequence GACAGGTTGGTTCGTTTGTCGAACATGGTCAGGAGGATTCCCTCGACTTTCAGATGCGGGTTCAGCCCCTGTTTGATCCGTTTGATCGTCTGCAGAAGCTGACCGAGGCCTTCGAGTGCAAAAAATTCACACTGAAGCGGAATCAGGATCGAGTTGGATGCCGTGATGGCATTTACGGTCAGAAGGCTCAGTGACGGCGGACAGTCCATTATGATGTACTCATAGTCGTCTGAAACCTCGGCCAGAAGATGTTTCAGCGCCATTTCGCGGTCATCGCTCGACATCATTTCAACTTCAAAACCGATCAGCTCGGTTCTTGACGGGATGACTTGCAAATCGTCAAGTTCACTGGCAACAATCAGACTTTGTGCGCAGGCGCTGCCGATAATTCCGTGATACAGGCTTTTATCGATGGATGTTTTTTCGATGCCAAGCCCGGTGGTCGCGTTTGCCTGAGGATCGCAATCCACCAGAAGGGTCTTCCGGTTGGAAAGCGCCAGGGCGGCAGACAGATTGATTGCCGTGGTGGTTTTGCCCACCCCGCCCTTCTGATTGGCTATACAGATGATATGTGCCATAATCGTGAAACACTATCATAAAAGTTGATGTTTGAAAAGAAGATAAGAACATGCCAAAATGATTGAAAAAAGCAGCCGGTAGGCTCCGG encodes:
- a CDS encoding AAA family ATPase, producing the protein MAHIICIANQKGGVGKTTTAINLSAALALSNRKTLLVDCDPQANATTGLGIEKTSIDKSLYHGIIGSACAQSLIVASELDDLQVIPSRTELIGFEVEMMSSDDREMALKHLLAEVSDDYEYIIMDCPPSLSLLTVNAITASNSILIPLQCEFFALEGLGQLLQTIKRIKQGLNPHLKVEGILLTMFDKRTNLSHQVAEDTEKYFRGLVFKTVVPRNVRLGEAPSFGKPILLYDPASVGAKSYLDLAEEIMNNHPLQGK